The proteins below come from a single Triticum aestivum cultivar Chinese Spring chromosome 5D, IWGSC CS RefSeq v2.1, whole genome shotgun sequence genomic window:
- the LOC123122593 gene encoding BTB/POZ domain-containing protein POB1 has protein sequence MAQGRWKPVIWMRRKRLRDDAPTEAEAEAVVGESFDFAFDNEAFSDRVLRVEVVGSEEENGADGKGIDSSCTVMGTPVLRVNTIHVSSAILAAKSPFFLKLFSNGMKESDQRHATLTIADSEEKAFMALLHLMYTGKLTPTTESTLLVDMLMAADKFEVVSCMKLCSQGLIDLPMTLESAVRCLDLPCTIPLAAAIKEAAKTFFAETYKEFLSTKFQDELMRVPLAGIRAILSRNHLGIVSEGAVYEFMLRWACSQYSNSEERHKILSSRLLPLVPRVLSMNDSILIDHPSGIINFTIKREKCYGLFPLGSMRSPPFHCAGRRFYLTARCMATEQLQIFGLSVNMLEDKGAVRGTVDYKIGVKTRPSLQFVTKHISSTTTDSKQPVGCRVPWSEFIADDSPYFIDDELHLQVHVKITPQPE, from the exons ATGGCGCAGGGCAGGTGGAAGCCAGTCATATGGATGCGTCGCAAGAGGCTCCGAGACGACGCGCCTACTGAGGCtgaggcggaggcggtggtgggcgAGAGCTTCGACTTCGCCTTCGACAACGAGGCCTTCTCCGACCGGGTGCTGCGGGTAGAGGTCGTCGGCAGCGAGGAGGAAAATG GCGCTGATGGAAAAGGTATTGACTCCTCCTGTACCGTGATGGGTACACCAGTTTTACGAGTCAATACCATACATGTTAGTTCGGCGATTCTTGCTGCAAAAAGTCCTTTCTTTCTCAAG CTTTTCTCAAATGGCATGAAAGAGTCTGATCAGAGACATGCAACACTTACAATTGCTGATTCAG AAGAAAAGGCCTTCATGGCGCTTTTACACTTAATGTATACCGGAAAGTTGACACCAACAACTGAGTCCACTCTTCTGGTTGATATGTTGATGGCCGCGGACAAATTTGAGGTTGTTTCTTGCATGAAGCTTTGTAGTCAGGGGCTCATAGACCTGCCTATGACCCTAGAATCGGCAGTGAGGTGCCTAGATCTCCCATGTACCATTCCATTGGCAGCTGCCATCAAAGAGGCAGCCAAGACCTTCTTTGCTGAAACTTACAAGGAATTCCTGTCAACAAA GTTCCAAGATGAACTGATGAGGGTCCCTCTTGCTGGAATTCGGGCCATCTTATCAAGGAATCACCTTGGGATTGTATCTGAAGGAGCCGTCTATGAGTTCATGCTTAGGTGGGCCTGTTCACAGTACTCTAATTCAGaagaaagacacaagattttgaGTTCACGGTTACTTCCACTAGTCCCACGAGTCCTCAGTATGAACGATTCCATTCTAATTGATCACCCGTCTGGTATAATTAACTTTACTATCAAGCGTGAGAAGTGTTACGGGCTCTTCCCGTTAGGATCGATGCGTTCGCCGCCGTTCCATTGTGCGGGGCGTCGCTTCTACCTCACGGCACGCTGTATGGCGACGGAGCAGCTCCAGATTTTCGGCCTTTCAGTAAATATGCTGGAAGACAAGGGGGCAGTAAGGGGGACAGTAGATTATAAGATTGGGGTAAAGACAAGACCGTCGCTGCAGTTTGTCACCAAGCACATCAGCAGCACCACCACCGATAGTAAGCAACCTGTTGGATGCAGGGTTCCTTGGTCGGAGTTCATCGCTGATGACAGCCCTTACTTCATTGATGACGAACTCCATCTGCAAGTTCACGTGAAGATAACACCACAGCCGGAGTGA
- the LOC123122594 gene encoding BTB/POZ domain-containing protein At2g46260 — protein MAGAGAEEAVVGESFEFAFDKEAFSDKKLRVEVVGSDDAATRKRRREDDKSDEGECVDSSSIVMAAPILRVTTMNINSAILAVKSPFFFKLFSNGMKESDKGQATLRIADSEENAFMELLYFMYSGKLTPTTEPTHLVDILMAADKFEVVSCIKLCGQQLTSLPMTPESAVLCLDLPYSISMAPALAEAAKKFFAERYKDFLSTKLQDELMRIPLAGIVAILSRNDLGVLPEEAVYDFVLRWADSQYPNPEERRKILSSQLLPLVPLVRSRVRTIVLD, from the exons atggcgggggcgggggcggaggaggcggtggtgggcgaGAGCTTCGAGTTCGCCTTTGACAAGGAGGCCTTCTCCGACAAGAAGCTGCGGGTCGAGGTCGTCGGCAGCGACGACGCCGCCACCCGCAAGCGCCGCCGCGAGGACGACAAAA GTGATGAAGGAGAATGTGTCGATTCTTCTTCTATAGTGATGGCTGCACCAATTTTACGAGTTACTACCATGAATATCAATTCGGCGATTCTTGCTGTAAAAAGTCCTTTCTTTTTCAAG CTTTTCTCAAACGGCATGAAAGAGTCTGACAAGGGACAGGCAACACTTCGAATCGCTGATTCAG AGGAAAATGCCTTCATGGAGCTTTTGTACTTTATGTATAGTGGAAAGTTGACTCCAACAACTGAGCCCACTCATCTGGTTGATATCTTGATGGCCGCTGACAAATTTGAGGTCGTTTCTTGCATTAAGCTTTGCGGTCAGCAGCTCACAAGCTTGCCTATGACCCCAGAATCTGCAGTGCTGTGCCTAGATCTACCATACTCCATTTCAATGGCACCTGCCCTGGCAGAGGCAGCCAAGAAATTCTTTGCTGAAAGATACAAGGATTTCCTGTCAACAAA GTTACAAGACGAACTGATGAGGATCCCTCTTGCAGGGATCGTAGCCATCTTATCAAGGAATGACCTCGGGGTTTTACCTGAAGAAGCCGTCTATGACTTTGTGCTCAGGTGGGCTGATTCGCAGTACCCAAATCCAGAAGAAAGACGCAAGATCTTGAGTTCACAGTTACTTCCACTAGTACCACTAGTGCGAAGTAGGGTCAGAACCATTGTACTCGATTAG